GGGATGCGTGCTCTATGGCCTGCTGGCCGACCGCTTCGGTGCCTTGCCGGTGTTGCTGGCCGGTGCGCTGGCATTGCCTGTCGGCACCTATGCGCTGTTCCTGGATCTTGCCGCCGGCGGCAGGTTGTTCCTACCTTTGTATGCGCTTGATGGCCTGCTGGTGGGAGTGGTCGGCGTAGTGCCGGTGGTGATGGTGCGTGCGTTTCCGTCGGCGGTGCGCTTTTCGGGGTTGTCGTTCGCCTACAACGTGGCCTATGCGGTGTTCGGCGCGGGCACGGCGACAGCGATCGGATGGCTGGCGGCGCGCGCCGGCCGCATGGCTCCGGCACATTACGTGGCGATTACGGCGCTGGTCGGCGCGGCCACCAGCCTCTGGCTGATGTGGCGGCGTGGCACGCGGCAGGAACTGGCGTAGGCGTTCTCTGGTCCGGGCGGCGCAGCGTTCGTGCTGCCGCACAGGTGCGTTGCCGGGTGCGACAGGCTTGCCATGTCGTCGCATCGGGCGTGGGTATGGAGGTTGCCGGGTATGGCGCGATCATCGCCTTCCGGTGTACGGGAAACAGGGGTGACCAGGTGTGGGCGGACGGGGCCCATGGTTCCGGGTAAATGAATGAGATGGATTTTCGCGGCGTCCCGCGTCGTGGAGTCGCGGCCGGCCCGAGGGCCCGGTTCCCTGCCGGTCGTGTGATGAAGCAAACAGCCGGAACATCACTTACGACACTCAGGAGAACGTTATGCATACCCGATTCGAACGCACCGGCCCGCTGACCGAGCTGAGCAGCTACCCGCAATGGGCGCAGGACATGGTGACCGATTGCGAGGCCACCCGCCGCAAGGTGCTGGGCCACGAAATCTGGGCACGTATGACCGCAATGGAGCTGGACGACGAGTCCACCTACAACTTCATGGCGGGCTTGTGGCCTTTCATCGAGCGTTTCCCGAGCTACATGGCGCTCAACCTGCTGAAGACGCGCTATGGCCGCAGCCCGGGCGACGACATGGCCCGGCGCTGGCTGGTACGCAACATCCGCGTCGAGCAGAACCATGCGGAGTACTGGCTGAACTGGGCCGAGGGGGCCGGCGTGCAGCGCGCGGACCTGCTGCACAAGCCCGCGCCGGCAGGTACCGACGGACTGTATCGCTGGTGCGAGGAGATCAGTGCCAGCGGCAGCCTGGCGGCCGGCATGGTGGCGACCAACTACGCCATCGAGGGTGCCACCGGCGACTGGTCGCACATGGTGTACGAGAGCATGAAGTACCGGGAAAGCTTTGCCCCCGAGGTGCGTGCCTCCAGCCTGCGCTGGCTGCACCTGCATGCGGCGTATGACGATACCCATCCGTGGGAGGCGCTGGAAATCGTCTGCACCCTGCTGGGCAACGCACCGACGTCGGCCGAAGTGGCGCACCTGCGCGAATGCATCGAGCGCAGCTACATGTGCATGGTGCTGCTGGGCGACCGTTGCATCCGCACGCATCGCGAGTCCCACCTGCTGGGCGAAGTCGCCGCCTGAGGTTCGGCGTGATGGCGGGTGCCCCCGACCCGTCGCGTGCCAGACAGGGATGGCCGGCGCGTAAATCCTGCATTGAGGCACCGGGAGAGCGTTCCGAGCGCTCTCCCGTTCTTCTTCAACTGCTCGTGTTTGCATACGTGGTATGCACACTTGAGCGGTCATGATCCCCGCTTGAGGCGAATGTGCGTACGCATGCGTCTTGTTTCTGACGTGAGACTGTCGAAAATTCGATCGTTACGCTAGTTGGCAACACATGCTCCTCATGATTTGGCACGATGTTGCCGATACATGGGAACAAGTGTGGGCGGACATCGGATATGCCTGGTCGCATGAAGCTTCGAGGCAGCTTGCCCCGGGCTTTCAATACAGGGGACGACATGCATTCGATTGCAAGCTTGCAGCAGCCTCTCTGGCGGCGACTCATGCCGTTGGCGTGGGGATTTGCTGTAGCTGTCGCGCTGGTGCTTGCGCTGGCCTGGGGAGTGTTCCAAGTCCAGGTGACGCTTGCCGGATTCCTGAGCAGCGAGAGTGTCTGGTCGAAGTCGCAGAAGCAGGCGGTGATCGACCTGGACAACTATGCCGCGCGCGGCAACCCGCACGACCTGGACGACTTCAAGCGCAACTACGCACTGCTCGAAGCCGACCGCTGGGCACGCGACGCGATCATCTCCGGTCATTACGACATGAAGAGCGTGCAGCGCGTCTTCAGGGCGGGCAACATCCTGCCTTCGGCCGATCGCGGCATGACCTTCATGCTCGAGCATCTTTCCGGCATGCCGTACATGGCCGGAGCGATCGGTGCCTGGCGTTCCACCGACGACTCGATCAGGCAGCTGGATGACATCGCCGGCCAGCTGCAGAGCGACTACGCGAACGGCAGTCCCAGTCACGCCGAGATCTCGCGTCAGCGTGCGCGGATCGACGCGATCAACGCCTACATCGAACCACGCACCAACTTTTTCGCGCTGCAGATGGTCAGTGGCGCGGTCTGGCTGGGGCGCCTGCTGTTCGGGGCGGTACTGCTGGCCCTGTTCACGGTGGCGCTGCTCTGGCTCAGCATGGCGCGGCGCGTGCTGGACCGGATCCGCGGCAGCGAGGAACGCTATCGCCTGCTGTTCGAAAGCGCCGCGGTGGCGATTGCGATGGTGGACGAAAGCACCGGCTGCATTCTCGATTCCAACCGGCTGGCCGCGGAATGGACCGGCCACGACCCGGACAGCCTGAACGGCGCGCGCTTCGACGATCTGTTCGTGTCCGGCTCGACCCATGCGGTGGGCCCGGCGCTGGTGGCCATGCTGCACGGTCCTGACGGCCTGCAGCGACCTGTGGAAATGCAGGTGAGCCACGCCGCCTGGGGCCGACGCACGGTGCGGCAGGTGATCATTCGCGACATTTCGGAGCGAGTCGCGCTGGAGCGCGAACGGCGCGTGGCGGCCGAGGCCCTGGCCAGCATTGCCGAGGGCGTCATCATCGCGGATGCGGACCGGCAGGTCATTTCGGTGAATGCGGCGCATATGGGCATCACCGGCTACAACGCGCAGATGCTGCAGGGGCGACGCTTCGACGAGTTGCGCCGCATGCCCGATGGCTCGCCGCTGCAGGCGGCGATCTGGTCCGGCATTGCCGGCGGCAGCCACTGGAGCGGCGAGGTGCTCGGCCAGCGTGCCGATGGCAGCACCTATCCCGAACAGCTCAGCATCAGTGCGATCCGCGATGCGCAGCACCAGGTGCTGCACTACGTGGCCGTCTTCAGCAACATCCAGGCACTGAAGGATCAGCGCCGCCGGCTCGAACACTTGGCCACCCACGATCCCCTGACCGGGCTGCTGAACCGGGCCGAGTTCGAGCGGCGTTGCGAGGCGGCCATCGCCGTGGCCTCGCGCATGCACAAGGCGGTGGCGATCCTGTTCGTCGACCTGGACGCGTTCAAGATCGTCAACGACAGCTACAGCCATGCGATCGGCGACCGCCTGCTGCAGAAAGTGGCCGAGCGCATCCGGCGACAACTGGGCGGCGGCGATGTGGCCGGGCGCATCGGTGGCGACGAATTCACCGTGCTGCTGGATCGCCTGGAGCTGCGTGAAGATGCCGGGGTGGTGGCCGGCCGCCTGCTGGCGAAGCTGTCCGAGCCGGTGGTGGTGGACGACTGCGAGATGGTGCTGAGTGCCAGCATCGGCATTGCCGGCTATCCGCTGGACGGTGCCGACGCGCTGACCCTGATCGCCAATGCGGATGCGGCGATGTACGCGGCGAAAAATGGCGAGCGCAACACCTTCCGCTTCTACACCCCGATCATGCAGGCCGATGCCCGCCAGCGTTTGCTGCTGGTCTCGGAGCTGCGCCGTGCGCTGGCCGAGAACGAATTCCGCCTGTGCTTCCAGCCCAGCATCGACCTGCGCAGTGGCCAGGTGGTGGCGGCCGAGGCGTTGTTGCGCTGGCAGCACCCGCGTCGCGGTGAACTGCTGCCGTCGGATTTCATTCCCGTCGCCGAAAGTCTTGGCCTGATCCGGCATATCGACGAATGGGTGCTGCAGGCGGCGTGTGCGCAGATCAAGGCCTGGGACGAGATCGGCATGTCGCCGATCCGGGTGGCGGTGAATGTGTCGGCCCGCTGGTTCGGCCATGCCGGTTTCGTCGAGCATCTCGACCGCACGCTGCGCGCGCATGGCGTGGCACCGGGCCGACTGGCACTGGAGATCACCGAGGGCACCATGCTGCGGCTCGGGGACGACACCGTGCGCACGCTGCAGGCCCTGCACGCGCTGGGCGTGGAAGTGGTGATCGACGACTTCGGTACCGGCTATTCGTCGATGGCCTACCTGAAGCTGCCATCGGTGTCACGCCTGAAGATCGACCGTTCCTTCGTTACCGGCTTGCCGCAGGACGCCAACGACGTGGCCATCGTCAAGGCGATCATGGCGATGGCGCGCAGCCTGGGCCTGGACGTCACCGCCGAGGGCATCGAGACCCAGGCCCAGCACGATTTCCTGTTGCTCGCGGGATGCAGTGAAGGTCAGGGTTACCTCTATGCGGCCGGACTGCCTCCCGCCGCGCTCGAGCGGATGCTTGGCGTGCGGCGACGCTCGGGAACGGCACCGCTGAGCCTGGTGCCGCCCAAGCACGGCAGCTGAGCCTTCAGAACTCCAGTTCCTGGGCGGCGCACAGGTAATCGATCATC
This window of the Dyella sp. A6 genome carries:
- a CDS encoding TenA family transcriptional regulator, producing the protein MHTRFERTGPLTELSSYPQWAQDMVTDCEATRRKVLGHEIWARMTAMELDDESTYNFMAGLWPFIERFPSYMALNLLKTRYGRSPGDDMARRWLVRNIRVEQNHAEYWLNWAEGAGVQRADLLHKPAPAGTDGLYRWCEEISASGSLAAGMVATNYAIEGATGDWSHMVYESMKYRESFAPEVRASSLRWLHLHAAYDDTHPWEALEIVCTLLGNAPTSAEVAHLRECIERSYMCMVLLGDRCIRTHRESHLLGEVAA
- a CDS encoding putative bifunctional diguanylate cyclase/phosphodiesterase; this translates as MPLAWGFAVAVALVLALAWGVFQVQVTLAGFLSSESVWSKSQKQAVIDLDNYAARGNPHDLDDFKRNYALLEADRWARDAIISGHYDMKSVQRVFRAGNILPSADRGMTFMLEHLSGMPYMAGAIGAWRSTDDSIRQLDDIAGQLQSDYANGSPSHAEISRQRARIDAINAYIEPRTNFFALQMVSGAVWLGRLLFGAVLLALFTVALLWLSMARRVLDRIRGSEERYRLLFESAAVAIAMVDESTGCILDSNRLAAEWTGHDPDSLNGARFDDLFVSGSTHAVGPALVAMLHGPDGLQRPVEMQVSHAAWGRRTVRQVIIRDISERVALERERRVAAEALASIAEGVIIADADRQVISVNAAHMGITGYNAQMLQGRRFDELRRMPDGSPLQAAIWSGIAGGSHWSGEVLGQRADGSTYPEQLSISAIRDAQHQVLHYVAVFSNIQALKDQRRRLEHLATHDPLTGLLNRAEFERRCEAAIAVASRMHKAVAILFVDLDAFKIVNDSYSHAIGDRLLQKVAERIRRQLGGGDVAGRIGGDEFTVLLDRLELREDAGVVAGRLLAKLSEPVVVDDCEMVLSASIGIAGYPLDGADALTLIANADAAMYAAKNGERNTFRFYTPIMQADARQRLLLVSELRRALAENEFRLCFQPSIDLRSGQVVAAEALLRWQHPRRGELLPSDFIPVAESLGLIRHIDEWVLQAACAQIKAWDEIGMSPIRVAVNVSARWFGHAGFVEHLDRTLRAHGVAPGRLALEITEGTMLRLGDDTVRTLQALHALGVEVVIDDFGTGYSSMAYLKLPSVSRLKIDRSFVTGLPQDANDVAIVKAIMAMARSLGLDVTAEGIETQAQHDFLLLAGCSEGQGYLYAAGLPPAALERMLGVRRRSGTAPLSLVPPKHGS